A DNA window from Lagenorhynchus albirostris chromosome 5, mLagAlb1.1, whole genome shotgun sequence contains the following coding sequences:
- the CEP19 gene encoding centrosomal protein of 19 kDa — protein sequence MMCTAKKCGIRFQPPAVILIYENEMKGKSRQRIMPVRNFSKYSDCSRAAEQLKNNPRHKGYLEQVSLKQLEKLFSFLRGYLWGQSLAETMEQIQRETTIDPEEDLNKLDDKELAKRKSIMDELFEKNQKKKDDPNFVYDIEVEFPQDEQLQSCGWDTESADES from the exons ATGATGTGCACTGCCAAGAAATGTGGAATTAGGTTCCAGCCTCCGGCTGTTATCTTAATCTATGAGAATGAAATGAAGGGGAAAAGTCGCCAGCGCATCATGCCTGTCCGAAACTTTTCAAAGTATTCAG ATTGCAGCAGAGCTGCTGAACAATTAAAGAATAATCCACGACACAAGGGTTACCTGGAACAGGTATCCCTGAAGCAACTGGAGAAGTTATTCAGTTTTTTACGAGGTTACTTGTGGGGGCAGAGTTTGGCAGAAACAATGGAACAAATTCAGCGGGAAACAACCATTGATCCTGAGGAAGACCTGAACAAACTAGATGACAAGGAACTTGCCAAAAGGAAGAGCATCATGGATGAACTTTTTGAGAAAAATCAGAAGAAGAAGGATGATCCAAATTTTGTTTATGACATTGAAGTGGAGTTCCCACAGGATGAACAACTACAGTCCTGTGGCTGGGACACAGAGTCAGCTGACGAGTCCTGA